From Vitis vinifera cultivar Pinot Noir 40024 chromosome 3, ASM3070453v1, the proteins below share one genomic window:
- the LOC100247037 gene encoding auxin-induced protein X15 gives MGFRLPGIVNAKKTLQQERKGAEAKNVPKGYFAVYVGEVQKKRFVVPISYLKNPLFQNLLSQAEEEFGFDHPMGGLTIPCTEEAFINLTCSLNCS, from the coding sequence ATGGGTTTTCGCTTGCCTGGGATTGTTAATGCTAAGAAAACCCTGCAGCAAGAGCGCAAGGGTGCAGAGGCCAAAAATGTACCAAAAGGCTATTTTGCTGTTTATGTGGGAGAAGTTCAGAAGAAGCGATTTGTAGTTCCAATCTCATACTTGAAGAACCCTTTATTCCAGAACTTGTTGAGTCAGGCTGAAGAAGAGTTCGGGTTTGATCATCCAATGGGCGGTCTCACAATCCCCTGCACAGAAGAAGCCTTTATTAATCTTACTTGCAGTTTGAACTGCTCATGA